The genomic window ATACGCGGTGGGGCAGAATTCCTTTCCCACATTGGGTACAAATTGAAAGGCTCGCGGCGGTCAATTTGAAATTTGCGGATCTCCTCATGTCGCGTCGCATTGGTGTATGTTTCTTTTTTGGATTGGCCATGTTATCTCCTACTTTTTAATAAAACGAAATTCTTTTAAGGCGTCCCATTTGGGATTGGTGATGTTCTGATTACATTGGCAACTCACCAGATTTCTGTTTTTTCCGCATGTGGGACACAAACCCAAACATTCT from Elusimicrobiota bacterium includes these protein-coding regions:
- the rpmF gene encoding 50S ribosomal protein L32 gives rise to the protein MANPKKKHTPMRRDMRRSANFKLTAASLSICTQCGKGILPHRVCQYCGFYKGELVLAPKQPKKKQEGN